A window of Haloarcula sp. H-GB4 contains these coding sequences:
- a CDS encoding cupin domain-containing protein, translating into MSLDRLAAFDAEPAAGEVIDGELAVTDDVLVKAFALGPDATVDPHEHDGATNVFHVVQGEVTVQQDDTEETIAAPGVVLNERGQAHGAHNHTDEVAVLTASLCPLPGQ; encoded by the coding sequence ATGTCACTCGATAGATTGGCAGCGTTCGACGCCGAACCGGCAGCGGGCGAAGTTATCGACGGAGAACTGGCAGTAACCGACGACGTGCTGGTGAAGGCATTCGCGCTGGGGCCGGATGCGACAGTTGACCCCCACGAGCACGACGGCGCGACAAACGTGTTCCACGTGGTCCAGGGCGAAGTGACGGTCCAGCAGGACGACACCGAGGAAACCATCGCCGCGCCGGGCGTCGTCCTGAACGAGCGCGGGCAGGCCCACGGCGCGCACAACCACACCGACGAGGTGGCTGTTCTGACTGCGAGTCTCTGTCCGCTGCCGGGACAGTAG
- a CDS encoding DUF4350 domain-containing protein — MTEGRIVKPLAVFIVVLVVILGGTFLLAVASPGSSGPPDGQSIDGQSPSQYQPDAVNAPVDPEEGEISVDSEGSDKRILVDTSHGNQVSESKLEPITEAVFEAGHTVEYGTAGTDSFADSLGQYDGVLIVQPLGSYSPTEREALQEYTDDGGRVVVLAEPTQTRLSTGFTQSTTTVSFGANNATKRYGIRMGAEQLYNVDDTANDNNFKAIYASPSDDGELTDGVETITFDTAGYAVVNGDAETKFTAAEGTRTLETRRTGTYATVVRNDNMVFVTDSTFISSSEIYDADNEVFLGNLLSFLLDGEAPDPDGSATSDVGFGTGDSASTPTEAPPESTPGPTPAPTPSGS; from the coding sequence ATGACTGAGGGCCGTATCGTCAAGCCGCTCGCCGTGTTTATCGTCGTTCTTGTAGTGATACTGGGCGGTACGTTCCTTCTCGCAGTCGCCAGTCCGGGGTCATCGGGGCCGCCCGATGGCCAGTCTATCGACGGGCAATCGCCGTCACAGTACCAGCCCGACGCTGTCAATGCGCCTGTCGACCCCGAAGAAGGTGAGATATCGGTCGACTCCGAGGGAAGTGACAAGCGAATACTCGTCGATACGAGCCACGGTAATCAGGTGTCTGAATCCAAGCTCGAACCGATTACCGAGGCGGTGTTCGAGGCGGGCCACACAGTTGAGTACGGCACCGCCGGTACTGATTCGTTCGCCGATTCGCTGGGCCAGTATGACGGTGTACTCATCGTCCAGCCGCTCGGCAGCTACTCCCCGACGGAACGCGAAGCGCTACAGGAGTACACGGACGACGGCGGCCGTGTTGTCGTCCTCGCCGAACCGACACAGACCCGCCTTTCGACCGGCTTCACCCAGTCGACAACGACGGTCTCGTTCGGAGCCAACAACGCCACCAAGCGTTACGGTATCCGGATGGGTGCCGAACAGCTGTACAACGTCGACGACACAGCCAACGACAACAACTTCAAAGCGATCTACGCGTCACCGAGCGACGACGGTGAACTGACTGACGGTGTGGAGACGATTACGTTCGACACCGCCGGCTATGCGGTGGTGAACGGTGACGCCGAAACGAAGTTCACCGCTGCCGAGGGTACCCGGACGCTGGAGACGCGGCGTACTGGAACATACGCGACGGTCGTCCGCAACGACAACATGGTGTTCGTCACTGACTCGACGTTCATCAGTAGTTCCGAGATATACGACGCCGACAATGAGGTGTTCCTCGGAAATCTCCTTTCGTTCCTGCTCGATGGCGAGGCGCCTGACCCGGATGGTAGCGCGACCTCGGATGTCGGATTCGGGACTGGTGACAGTGCTTCCACCCCGACGGAAGCACCACCGGAATCGACCCCCGGTCCGACGCCCGCACCCACCCCGAGCGGGTCCTGA
- a CDS encoding aldo/keto reductase, giving the protein METRALGDTGQESTVLTFGSIALNWLEQDGANQLVELVLDHGVNHFDVAPTYGDAELKLGPKLRQYRDDIFLGCKTQKREYEGAARKIDRSLDRLGIDTIDLYQIHGLEYEDELDTITADGGALDAIREAKAAGKIDHIGLTSHGNPGLILDAIDRIDDLETVMFPLNPVVAGKDDDEYDYEAVLERCEAEGIGTLGIKAFAKGSWPSTDKLAEADRPYANWYEPVDTPEAIRERFDFAAAQGLDTVVSPGDPKLVAMVLDAAGRSEGMDEARQRALIEEARHDDSPVPEQLHH; this is encoded by the coding sequence ATGGAGACCCGAGCGCTGGGCGATACTGGACAGGAGAGCACGGTGCTGACGTTCGGCTCGATCGCACTCAACTGGCTCGAACAGGACGGTGCGAACCAGCTGGTCGAACTCGTGTTGGACCACGGCGTCAACCACTTCGACGTAGCACCGACCTACGGCGACGCGGAGCTAAAGCTGGGGCCGAAGCTCCGACAGTACCGCGACGACATCTTTCTGGGCTGTAAGACCCAAAAACGAGAGTACGAGGGGGCTGCGCGGAAAATCGACCGGTCGCTGGACCGTCTCGGCATCGACACTATCGACCTCTACCAGATCCACGGCTTGGAGTATGAGGACGAACTGGACACGATCACCGCCGACGGCGGCGCACTCGACGCGATACGCGAGGCGAAGGCGGCGGGGAAGATAGACCACATCGGGCTGACGAGCCACGGCAACCCCGGGCTCATCCTCGACGCCATCGACCGCATCGACGACCTGGAGACGGTGATGTTCCCGCTGAACCCCGTCGTTGCTGGCAAGGACGATGACGAGTACGACTACGAGGCCGTGCTGGAACGCTGTGAGGCGGAGGGTATCGGCACGCTGGGTATCAAGGCGTTCGCGAAGGGGTCGTGGCCGTCGACCGACAAACTGGCCGAGGCCGACCGCCCGTACGCGAACTGGTACGAGCCGGTCGACACACCGGAGGCCATCCGCGAGCGGTTCGATTTCGCCGCCGCACAGGGCCTCGATACCGTTGTCAGCCCCGGCGACCCGAAGCTCGTGGCAATGGTGCTCGACGCCGCCGGTCGCTCCGAGGGGATGGACGAGGCGCGCCAGCGCGCACTCATCGAGGAAGCGCGGCATGATGACAGTCCGGTGCCCGAGCAACTGCACCACTGA
- a CDS encoding class I SAM-dependent methyltransferase → MVTGDVPETVTAALTDQQVEGRVCLEAGAGVGNTTAGLLAAGAERVYAVTNDADHATTVRNRVGDGNADRLAVVEADLRATPLATDSIDFVTAHGLCNVLPPIELDAVATELTRVARPDSRLVVDDYAVPPADAAVNRLFTLENAAAQVVDGRPALTFYPPAVLAAVFAVGGWTVERRKTLLNPVPWTEAHLDAHAEVVREYAAALPDLLGEPLTAMAEELIAGIGSERTGTMYSLAFRLADV, encoded by the coding sequence ATTGTGACCGGGGACGTTCCGGAGACGGTGACAGCGGCACTCACCGACCAGCAAGTCGAGGGTCGAGTCTGTCTTGAGGCGGGGGCCGGCGTCGGTAATACGACGGCAGGACTGCTGGCCGCGGGCGCGGAGCGGGTGTACGCGGTGACGAACGACGCAGACCACGCCACGACAGTCCGGAACCGCGTCGGCGACGGAAACGCCGACCGACTAGCCGTGGTCGAGGCTGACCTCCGGGCGACGCCGCTTGCCACCGACAGCATCGACTTTGTCACCGCCCACGGACTGTGTAACGTCCTGCCGCCGATTGAACTGGACGCCGTCGCGACCGAACTGACGCGGGTTGCAAGGCCCGACAGCCGCCTCGTCGTCGACGACTACGCGGTGCCGCCCGCCGACGCGGCTGTCAATCGACTGTTCACACTGGAAAACGCCGCCGCCCAAGTGGTCGATGGCCGGCCGGCGCTAACATTCTACCCGCCCGCCGTGCTGGCCGCCGTCTTCGCCGTTGGGGGCTGGACTGTCGAACGACGGAAGACGCTGCTGAACCCGGTCCCGTGGACCGAGGCCCATCTGGATGCCCACGCGGAGGTGGTACGCGAGTACGCCGCGGCGCTTCCGGATTTGCTCGGGGAGCCCCTGACTGCGATGGCTGAAGAGTTGATCGCAGGTATCGGCTCCGAGCGAACCGGGACGATGTACAGTCTCGCGTTCCGGCTGGCAGATGTGTGA
- a CDS encoding HpcH/HpaI aldolase/citrate lyase family protein: MAEPLPTNGLRSTVDSGGVALGVLDNAYSPTLVEFYGDLGVDFVWLDFEHGGPDPWDAATVENLLRAADGTGTELLVRLPDTSPTLVRKALDLGVKNVFLPRVETADEVREAVKSGRFRYDGDPGDRGLAAPRARRWGLGENYVEASDTETLVGTTIETKEAVENIDAILDVPDLGFVFIGPFDLSVSLGHPGEIDHPEVQDAVETVRSVAVEADVTVGGLGFGMDDVNEKAESGYQILNVGSTTGAIESVVRGWLEDFEGQRG, translated from the coding sequence ATGGCAGAACCACTGCCGACCAACGGGCTCCGCAGTACAGTCGACAGCGGTGGCGTCGCGCTTGGTGTCCTCGACAACGCCTACAGCCCGACGCTGGTCGAGTTTTACGGCGACCTCGGCGTCGACTTCGTTTGGCTCGACTTCGAGCACGGGGGGCCGGACCCGTGGGACGCGGCGACCGTCGAGAATCTCCTACGGGCGGCTGACGGCACCGGGACGGAGCTACTGGTCCGCCTGCCAGACACGTCCCCAACGTTAGTGCGGAAGGCGCTGGATCTGGGTGTCAAGAACGTCTTCCTGCCGCGGGTCGAAACTGCCGACGAGGTGCGCGAAGCGGTCAAGTCGGGGCGGTTCCGGTACGACGGCGACCCCGGCGACCGAGGGCTCGCCGCGCCCCGAGCGCGCCGCTGGGGGCTCGGCGAAAACTACGTCGAAGCCTCGGACACGGAGACACTGGTCGGGACTACAATCGAGACGAAGGAAGCGGTCGAGAACATCGATGCGATTCTGGACGTACCCGACCTCGGCTTCGTATTCATTGGGCCGTTCGACCTGTCGGTGTCGCTGGGCCACCCCGGCGAAATCGACCATCCCGAGGTACAGGACGCGGTGGAGACGGTCCGCTCGGTGGCGGTGGAAGCAGACGTCACCGTCGGCGGCCTCGGCTTCGGGATGGACGACGTGAACGAGAAAGCCGAGTCGGGATACCAGATACTGAACGTCGGAAGTACGACTGGCGCGATAGAGAGCGTCGTTCGCGGGTGGCTAGAAGATTTCGAGGGTCAGCGGGGCTAA
- a CDS encoding S49 family peptidase — MFGRDQLFSAMTASYVIAVTLALVIAAIFAPVIWNGVPSGGDDDPSVAVITLRGGTTDANVNAVKQDLREARTNESIEAVVLRVDSPGGPVDSSEEFYLAVNRTASEMPVVAYVEGTAASGGYYGITPADEIVVKPSSNVGSIGVIVQAPLSLIEQVEKQGETFIRSGPDKAQISKDSLREDIEVLQRSFVGTVMRHRGEQLTVSREEVANGGTYLGAQATQNGFADRIGDTELAIERAAALSDDIEGDGYDVVYQGSGGAEFNVIIVPAGAETVQGANNVTYLVHPDDSETTFREPVKYYAVWGIPAEDNNATVIRND; from the coding sequence ATGTTTGGGAGAGACCAACTTTTCTCCGCGATGACGGCGTCATACGTGATCGCAGTCACGCTCGCCCTCGTCATCGCCGCGATATTCGCGCCGGTCATCTGGAACGGCGTGCCAAGCGGTGGTGACGACGACCCGAGCGTCGCCGTCATCACCCTTCGCGGCGGCACAACCGACGCTAACGTCAACGCCGTCAAGCAGGACCTCCGTGAGGCACGAACCAACGAATCAATCGAGGCAGTCGTCCTCCGGGTCGACAGCCCCGGCGGCCCGGTCGACTCAAGCGAGGAGTTCTACCTCGCTGTGAACCGGACTGCCAGTGAGATGCCTGTCGTCGCCTACGTCGAGGGCACGGCCGCTTCGGGTGGGTACTACGGCATCACACCAGCCGACGAGATCGTGGTCAAGCCGAGTTCGAACGTCGGCAGCATCGGCGTCATCGTTCAGGCCCCGCTGAGTCTTATCGAGCAGGTGGAAAAGCAGGGCGAGACGTTCATCCGTTCGGGACCGGACAAGGCCCAGATAAGCAAAGACAGCCTCCGCGAGGACATCGAGGTGCTCCAGCGCTCGTTCGTCGGAACGGTCATGCGTCACCGGGGCGAGCAACTGACCGTCTCCCGCGAGGAAGTCGCCAACGGGGGCACGTATCTCGGCGCACAGGCGACTCAGAACGGCTTTGCCGACCGGATCGGCGACACTGAACTGGCTATCGAGCGGGCCGCGGCACTCTCAGACGACATCGAGGGCGACGGGTACGATGTGGTGTATCAGGGCAGTGGCGGTGCCGAATTCAACGTCATCATCGTCCCTGCCGGCGCTGAAACTGTTCAGGGCGCGAACAACGTGACGTATCTCGTCCATCCCGACGACAGTGAGACGACCTTCCGGGAACCGGTGAAGTACTACGCCGTCTGGGGCATCCCCGCAGAAGATAACAACGCAACGGTGATTCGCAATGACTGA